The region GTTTGATTTCAGAAGTTACCCAAACAACAGCAGGGTTATAGGCGAGGTCAGAACAACATAGGTGGGAACTAAACCCTGAGGAGCTTTACAGTGTCACTACACTAGTAACTGTCATATAAATAATTAGTAAAAAATACTCACCTATTACCCCTGAAGCTATTATGTGATAAGTCTCATCACGGAAAATATggaatgtattattatatttgtttattaggTTTATTGAGcaaaaatgcacaaaacaaaaaaattaaataaaaagattcactgtacatattgaaaataatttcaaatataATAACACAACTTAAAAGCATGATTTAAAACAATCTTTTaagtcaaaacattttgttatttagtCAACAATGATTAAGCATTCAATGATATTTCTTAGATGAAGCTGACAACAAAATACAGTCAAATTAACCCGATACAGCAGATCACAATCTAAATACAAATATCAAAAAATTAAGCTTTTACATagtcagaaaaatatttttccataaaatgtttgtatttatgtgcaaatgattatattattaacagtattataattaaaaaaggTATGTTAACAGAGAATAAACACTTCAGGTAATATGCATAGAAAGCGGGACAAGgttaatacaaataaagatggacaacatgtctccacttcctcgtgctgtataaaaaaatgaatccagAATTTATCTTACCCTTTTTCATAATTCGGagtcaaataacaaattaaaaccaaacttaaagTGAAGATTGACATtggaacaaacatcagtgtgataagaacaacctaaCTGAACAGAAACCTTCGAGCAAAAGACTTTGATTTGGCTAACATttaggaggcggggtttatgaactatactgcagccataCAGCGGAGGCGTGTCTCCATCATAATCAAGGGTCCCACTGCATCAGGTTTGTGCAGTTCCATTAATGTCCTGCAGGGGAAGCACAAAGCGAACTCACTGCAGTTTCTTCTCAGCGAGCTGGGCCAGTTCTCTggctttcctcctcttcagcttcttcttaaGGAGGAGCAAGTCGAGGTAGACGATGTGATCTAACACCGAAGAGGCGCAGAGGAGTCCGCCATGTAGAGCTCCTGCGATCCCACAGCTGAACACGTCTTGGCCtggaacagagagacacatgcaATTTAATGGATGAGAGATgactatgtacacatgtatgtCTGAGGTTCTTGTCTGTGTTCCGCTTTTGATTATGATTATTCTTCtcaaacttaaaaataaaacacaatttattccTCTTTGTGGCTTTTACACCAAAACTGACCCTGTTTAGTATGAAAATCAACCGTCACACCTCAAGAACATCAATCCGACGGCTCATCGAGACGTTCCTATGCCTTcagtcacaaaacacaaatgcatgtgCAGTGGTTTGTCAAGATTTCCATACCTGAGAGGTAGAGGTTTTTGACAGGGGTGTTGCACCTGTTCCTCGCCACGGCCTCCGCATAGAAACGTTCGAGGTTATGCTCCGCGGAGTACATGGCTCCACGTTGGGCACCGAGGTAGTGCATGTTGGTTAAAGGGGTCGCCACATCCTGGAAAACCAGCTGGAGGGAACAAAAGTTACACTGCAGTTcatactcaaacacaaacaacactctGAAACCTCTCATAGCTAATAAATTGAGCTTGTTTgagtaaatgaaatgttttaaatcattgtcATTGTCATTGTGTTGTTCAAGCCCAGACAGCAGAGCTCAGTTTTAAGATTTTGCCACATCTACCTTGTCTCTGATTTTGGGGAACAGAGTGCAGGCCCAGTTGAAAAGGTTTTTCGCAAACCGCATTTTGTATTCGTAGTAATCGTTGCCTCGTTTACGCACGGTCGTGTCCTTCCATTCCTCGAACCATTCATATTTCGCCATGGTCAGAATTGTCATGCAAGATTTTCCTGTGAACACGAGACGTCACATTCAATCCATGTAGACTCTCAGCAAACACCCTTTCTTTTTATCTGCAACTTATTGTTATGATGGGTATTGTTTGTACCTGGGTTTCTGATTTTGGCATCTGGGTCTTTAGAGGACGGCATTGTGATGAACATCATGGGAATGTTATCTGGTGCTTCCTCTTTGCTCAGTGCAAAGAAGTCGTCCatcctaaaaacaaatgtttcaaacTTTACAGCAACATGCTGAAGACagagcatcatcatcacctgaTCTTCGACTCCATCTAGAGGTTGAAAAGGGGACTTTTAAATTCCTAATTGAGTGAGCTACATAAAATACATGTTCCTTTATTTAAACTTCACAGTAAATCTGAAGTTacactgttttgtttctctactggtataaaaaaaaaatgtcgcCCATAACAGAAATGATATGTTCATTGTCCCTGATCTTCATCGAAGAGTCAGTTGTATCGCTTCTGCTTAtacaacagcgccccctgccaGAGAGATCACTGCCCTGCATACTTACGACTTGTCCATATCGTTGTTTTTGAACAGCCAGAAGTTTGTGGACTCGAGGCCCAACTCCTCCTCAGTCCCATCGAAGCCACTGAAGACCAAGAACGACCCTCTGGCGTGTTTCATCATGTTCAGTCGCTCCTGAATATCTTTAATGTGGAAAATGAATCAAATTACGGATCTTGATTCGTTCTTACACAAGAATTCTTTTTGAGAATTCGTCCATTTGGGTCATTTCTGTCGCTCACCGTGTTTGACCCGAATCTCAGGTGGAAGAAGCTTGTCCAAGGTGTTGAAGATTCCGCAGTTAGAGACGACCACAGGAGCGTgaacctccacctcctcctgacctTTCCTCACTTTCACGCCTGTCACAGAAATGAAGCCATCGGGTCAGTTACCTGGACGACATCTCTTTGCCTTTAACACGTTGGTAAATGAGCTGGCTGCGGTTCTCACCATAAGCTGCTCCCTTCTCATTCACCAGGATCTGGGAGACTGGCGCTCTGACCAGGCAGTTCCCTCCATATTTCTGGATGGTGCGGACGATGTGGAAGGCGATTTCACTGGCACCACCTTTGGGGTAGTAGGCGCCTCGTTTGTAGTGATGAACCAGGAGGGCATTGATCAGAATGCTGGAGTCCTTTGGAGGCACACCTGAGGAAATAAAGAGTTAAATACTTAATTATTAAATAGTTAAGTTTAAGTGactctcaattttttttttaattgatcgaataacaataataattccTGTTATCCCTCCCCTCTACTAAGTGACTTTATATCCAAATCAAATCCATTGTGGTTTGTACAGAGGCATCATTACAACATATTTGTTACTGTACAAATACATATGTACctgactgtatatataaatggTCTATAGTACCTAGACATCCAATTCAGTATGTTCACGTACAAATCTGAAATGTGTCACTGTCCTACTTTCCGTCTGCACTGAACTTTCTGCCATAGCAACTTTGTTTTTGGACCCACCGTAGAAAAGGTACGAGAACATGATGTGGAGGTCCTTGTTTTTCGTCAGCGTGTTCACCAAATCTGTCGCGCCTGTGCCAGAGAGGCGGAAGACAGGGGAGAGGAGGTTTGCGATGCCCGACTTCAGCAGGAGTAAAGACACCCACTGAGGGATCAGCTTTAACGTTGCCAGGTAGTGTGTCTTCTTCGCGGAGGTCTGTTGGAATATGGAGGCagtttgaaaaggttttttttttttttaaatgtatggtTTGTCTTTTGGAGGCGACTGGCTGACCGATGGCATGTACCTTCATGATGTCGAAGAAAGTCTCGATGGCCTTGACTTCATCTGGAAACTGCTTGATGAGGTGAGCTTTCATCTCCGTTTTACCCGACATCATGGTGTACTCGCGTTTCTCGTCGCCCAGGCCGATCTGGATGGTGTCGAAATGGGGATTTAGCTGTTGGAACTCCAGCTGGCCCTCAGAGATCTGGTCGAAGGCGATACGCAGCAGACTGTTCTCATGGAGCTGACCGATGTAGTGAAGCCCTGGAGAAGAGAGAGCACAAGAGACATATGTGAGCAATTATTAAATctgtctgtattttttaaaacctcTCAATTCACAGTAGAAATACCTTCATCTGCAGTTTCTCtctttattacctccaccaaggaggttatgttttcacccctatccattcgtttgtttgtttgattgattttaaacaggattatgtaaaaactaccGGATTATCATGAAACCTGGATTAAGAACCCATCGCTATCAATCTGCAGATTGCTGAATAAtgacaatatttattatttgcagGAATTAATGATGAAACAAAAATCACAGCAGTCctttaaaaacaaggatgaaCAGATGACGGTGCCACCTTCATCACGTCCCAAGTTTTCTCACCAACATCAAACTCGAAGCCTTTCTCTATGTAGGTGTGGCAGCAGCCTCCGGCCTGGTCGTGTTGTTCCAGCACCAGGACTTTCTTCCCAGCTTTGGCCAGCGTGGCGCCGGCCGTCAGTCCACCGATACCGCTGCCGATGACGATGACGTCCAGATTGTCAGGAACCTTGTCGAGGTTGAAACCTGGAcggaaacacacagagctgatgtAAACATGGCAAAACTCCAGATATCTTCAAATAAAGTATCATGAATTATATCCTTATGATATTGTAATTATTATACAGTTGTATTGTTATATTCATATCATTATATACTAAATGTGTTGCATAAATGTGTTACACAATGTGGTCTGAAGGTTGCTCTTTAGACGAGTATGCTAATCTTCAGGTCATAATCCAATTaagataaaacaaatacatgatAAACAATAACCGTTCTTCTGCTTATCTAAATAACCTGTTTGCCTTTAAGGTGCAGCTAACAGGGTAATTTAGATAAAATCAGTATCAGCACAGTTCTAATCATTTTAAgagttttaatttttaaaccatatttatttttatatcctCGGAAGGTGATTCTCGCATCAATCACTTGTGTAACTGTGACTTTAGTTACGATGGACTCATTTGAATCGGAGGTGTCACAAAAGATCGCGCTGAGTCACTGTACACACTTTCATACACTTTCATTAATTCTAAATTTCACTACTTAGTATGTTTTATCTGATTTGTGTGATTTGGTCGAGCTGCAGTTCTAAACCTCATCCTGAATTTAATCACAAATATAAGTCTGAGATAAAAACATGaccaatatgtttttttattttccagttgaACTTATTCCACACATCTCATTTGACTCTCATGtcatagaaaaacaaacatcagtgtcacTAATGACATAAATGAACTCTTACATTAAGTGTgacatataaaaaaatatctttattttgattgatgattttcaaatacaaaattatgggTTTGAAATAAATTCGTTTTTTGTTCCACTTCTCATACTGAAACACTTGCTATAAATATTACTACAGACGTAAAGAATAATAACTATTACAAactttttaatattatattttacgTATTTGTTGTTAGATTCCGTTCCCACAGAGCTCATCAGGCTTAACTGGTAGAAAAACATGATTCTCTATCAACTGTGATGTTTCTGACTGCGATTATTTTACCTTGCTTGATGACCTTGTCCCGTTTCTTCTGGTCGAGCTCTCGAGGACCGGGTGGTCTCAGCGACTCCAGGGAGAAAGGGCTCGGTATCCCAAACAGGTACCAGTAGGTGCCGCCGGCCCATATCACCAACCACACTAAGAAAATCAGCAGCCACATTGTGGAGGGAGAAATCTGCGACTGCTGTGGAGCGGAGtgttcacagcagcagtgcttCAGAACAATACTGTCCACACAAGGCTCCTTTTATAGCACAGAGAGCCAAAGGTCTTCAGGACGAGGGACGGGATAAGTAATAAAGATAAAGACCCATTTTCTCTTGTTATGAAAGTGCATAGATTACTGGTAAAGATTACTTTACATTTCACTTGTTTACTTGGGATTTTTACACTAACTGTGTAAAGAATCTGCATATTAGTATTTGAAATGCAGTAGTTTTGAAGTAAATGTGCACATCACCACTTGGGTTGCGATGTAAaagttatataatataatttccCTCCTGTTTGTGGTATTAATACTAAGTCATTCCAAGGAGCTTATAGGAACTTCACTATATTTGATGTCTCCACTAATGCTCTTATCAGATAAGACAATTAAGATAAAGAATAAACTATGAACTAAACATCCCAGGCATTTACACACTTTGTCCAGTTTTATGACTTTACAAGAGACATAAACCTGAATGAAAGAGTTTCAGCATTTCAGACGTGATTACGACAAGAAATCCAGAttcaactttttacttttcaaatcgTTGCAATTTCACCGAAATCAATAATCAACCACGTCTGAAATATGTTTCTTCTGAAAGAGAATAATGAGCGATTAAACCGAAGCTCTTCTGATCCATGTGATGACTTTGTTTCCTAACACACTTGTTTTGTGTAATCTATGGATGGACTTCGTTCCAGTTGAACACAACGGTACTTTGAGCCAGACTTTTAATCTGCAGCCACAGATAACATGAAGCACAGAAAAAGCTGAAGGAAACAGTGAATATTAAAACCCGGGCTCACGTTTGATATTTTGTCTTGTCATTCTGACGCTGCTGTAGACTGATCATTTCTTTAATGATGGATCTGCCTCATCTAGCTGTGCCCATGCCAGGGTCCTGTTATTGTAAGGCTAGGTTACATCTGTGGGGCGGgaagcttttgtttttaatctccTTGAAAATGTTCACAGAAATGTTTGATATAAACGAGGATGTTATAATTGAACTGATTCAgatcatattaataatataagTAATAATAGTTGAATGCGAGGATTACAATTGATTAGTTACCTGTGGTATTATCTTTATGTGTTGTTGAAGAAGTATTTTATTGTGTGTTGAAtctcagaaacatgaaaatcaGATTACTGTACTCTGATCTCACCAGTGCTACGACAGGAGCTCAAAGTCTAGACGTTGTTCTGACCTCTGTGTTCAGCCGAGCAGAAACTTTACCCCCGAGGTAAAACACTGATTTATCACCTGCGTCCCTCTGAATGATAAGTGACCCACAAGTAGGTCACTATATTCTTGTCGAGAGCGTATTTGTTGTTGCCTCGGATTGAAAGTGACACTAATTGGATGCAGAGCTTGAAATGCAAGAAGCTTAAAGTCTTCGACACAGGAAGCAGCTCTGTGTCAACGGGCCCGTGTGACCGACCGCTGCAGATAAAGAAATCCTATTAAGAATTAGACTAAGCGGCAGCTGCACGACTCCTTTGACTTTGCCCTGTTTTGTGCAGTGACAAAGGTGAGTTTCATGCACCCTTAACCGATAAAACGAGACGGGAGAGCAATGACAGTGAGATCTACTTCTGTGCGTCAATAATCAGAGCAGTCAGGTCAGGTCAAAGCTTTGTACAGCTATTTGCATTTAATTACAAATTGACACATGAACATTTTCATATCCACAGATACAGACAGTAATCCGGTGATGGATTTCTCCTCTGGTAGTAGTACTTCTTAGTTTGCTCTCTACTGTACATCTTTTCCCACAATAATTTCTTCTACAGGAAAATTACAGCAATGCATCCAGCTCCCATATAAAAACAGTGTGACTTTTCCCTGGATGCACTGTGTGCTATGTTATTATGCAGCCTCCCTTGTCTCCCTTGTAGGGGTTCTTGTCATCTGGAACGCCCTTGATCAGCGGATCATTTGGTAGCATTCCCTCAACGAACGAAATCGTATCTGCACAGTTTGCACTCACCTGGAGAGATGGGAACCAAAGAaagaagttattattattaaacatttaaatgtgcatGCTTTGTCTTTGGTGCCTTAAATTACAGAAAATATCAGACAGGTTGTTTTTCTCACACAACTGATTtcaggagaaaatgaaattctGCTGTATTGACTTACTGCTGTTCTCGGTGTGCTAACTTCCTTCTTCAGCTGATCCAGCTCCATTTTCAAGATTTCCTTATCTGACATATCCCGAGCCATCCTGGCTGCAAGAGGAAAGCAAGACAGTCTTTTTGAAAGATgctaaaacatcacaaacagtTGTTAAAAGTGCTAAAACCTGTAGTTTCTTAATATTTGTGTTAGAATGAGACAAAATACACTAAGTATAAATCCAGGAGAGACACAAGCCTCAATGATGAATAAACCCTCACCTGTTGAATGGCAGAACCCCCGACAATCTGAGAAATGTGTTAGCTCCTAGGAGCTCACCGACTGTATGCCTTCCTCTGGTCAGATCGCTGCTTCACACTGACTGACTGGTCTCTGTCGTCCCACTGCTCTTCATCCCCCGGCTGATCCCCGGCTGCCGGCTTTTGGGAGAGGTCGGCGCAGGATTGGGCCTGATGTCACCAATCCCCCGTGATGAGATTAAACAATCAGGTGCCATAACCCCCTGAACAGGAAGGAGGACGGGAAGCAGGCACACAGATTTCCCACAGATCTGAATGGAAGTGTGacacagaaatagaaatgaTAGATCTGTCACTGAGTGTAAACTGTGGGACCAGTTCTATCTTTGCATTGTCTCTTGGTTTTACTTTTATCAATATAAtcagaacatttaaaattatTAAGCCGTAATTTTCAGGTTTGAATTCttcttgtgtttgtactgtCGCGCATCATGAGCAAGAGGAAGGAGGCCAAGTCTTCATCGCTGATTTGATTATATACTTCAATCCAATCAGTTGCACTCAGTTTTCTAACGTCAGCCTCAAAGTAGGAAACAGACGTTTATAACTTAAGACAGACATTCAAGCTTTTGAGAATAAATTGATTTGTTGTTATTCAAAGTCTGATTTAGTTTTTGGCCTTTTACAGACACTGATTTATTCCTGTTTTATAATATATTGGGAAAATGTGACTTCTTCATATATTCTCTTTAAGCATTTGTGAAGTgctatttttcacttttcttgttAGTGTGTTTCTTTCAAAACAACCTGAGGCTTCTTTTGAATCTGAAACTGACTGACTTCATCTATATGAATGGAAATCCTAGTTCCATTAACAGCGATGATAATGTAGCTGATGCAGCTCGATCTGCAACAAACAACCTGAATCATCCACACTGAAATGTTTCTGCAAGTTTTACAAAGTGAGATCGTCTCTTCTGTGCCTTCACCTGACTTTTCACCTGAGACACCACAAGCTACTGATCCTTAACTAAACCGTCAGCAGGACTCTCTGTAAGCCTGTTTCAGGATCTGGGTTAGTCTCATCTGCTCCAGATTAACCTCATACACGTCACTGGATTAACAGCAGCGTGGAGATGCTCCTGATCATGGAGGCCTGGTGTGTGTCACCGAGCGCCTGATTACAAACTTTCACTGTCAAACTTTTTCACCCATTTGCAtgtgacttgtttttttatatcttttaaaaCTTGTacaatgtttgcatgtgtgataATGTAGTGAAATTTAAATCTCTGGGTTTTTGACAAAAGAAGCAGAAGACTCCATGTTTTAAAGACTTCAATGGGTTTACAAATCTGATGAGTTTACATTGCTTACATAtagattaaatataaaactgcaATAGATAGAATAATAGAAACAATAGCATTTCTTTAT is a window of Paralichthys olivaceus isolate ysfri-2021 chromosome 21, ASM2471397v2, whole genome shotgun sequence DNA encoding:
- the gngt2b gene encoding guanine nucleotide-binding protein G(I)/G(S)/G(O) subunit gamma-T2b; amino-acid sequence: MARDMSDKEILKMELDQLKKEVSTPRTAVSANCADTISFVEGMLPNDPLIKGVPDDKNPYKGDKGGCIIT
- the LOC109640643 gene encoding inactive all-trans-retinol 13,14-reductase translates to MWLLIFLVWLVIWAGGTYWYLFGIPSPFSLESLRPPGPRELDQKKRDKVIKQGFNLDKVPDNLDVIVIGSGIGGLTAGATLAKAGKKVLVLEQHDQAGGCCHTYIEKGFEFDVGLHYIGQLHENSLLRIAFDQISEGQLEFQQLNPHFDTIQIGLGDEKREYTMMSGKTEMKAHLIKQFPDEVKAIETFFDIMKTSAKKTHYLATLKLIPQWVSLLLLKSGIANLLSPVFRLSGTGATDLVNTLTKNKDLHIMFSYLFYGVPPKDSSILINALLVHHYKRGAYYPKGGASEIAFHIVRTIQKYGGNCLVRAPVSQILVNEKGAAYGVKVRKGQEEVEVHAPVVVSNCGIFNTLDKLLPPEIRVKHDIQERLNMMKHARGSFLVFSGFDGTEEELGLESTNFWLFKNNDMDKSMDDFFALSKEEAPDNIPMMFITMPSSKDPDAKIRNPGKSCMTILTMAKYEWFEEWKDTTVRKRGNDYYEYKMRFAKNLFNWACTLFPKIRDKLVFQDVATPLTNMHYLGAQRGAMYSAEHNLERFYAEAVARNRCNTPVKNLYLSGQDVFSCGIAGALHGGLLCASSVLDHIVYLDLLLLKKKLKRRKARELAQLAEKKLQ